The Amycolatopsis japonica nucleotide sequence TTCGCCGGCAAATGCGGCCAGGTCGCCTGCCCGCCCGCCTACATCGAGATGATGACGGCGAAGTTCAACCTCGACGATTCGATCTTCGTCCAGTACTTCAAATACCTCGGCAACCTGTTCACCGGCGACTGGGGCGAGACCTTCAACGGTGTCTCGGTCGGCGAGCTGATCGGCAACGCCTATCCGGTGACCGTCCGGCTCGCCCTCATCGCGGTGGCCATCGAAGCGATCATCGGCCTGTCCGCCGGCATCCTGACCGGCCTGCGCGGCAAGGGTTTCCTCGACAACCTCGTGCTGATGTCCACCACGTTCCTGATCTCGATCCCGGTGTTCGTCACCGCGATCGTGCTGCAGATCGTCCTCGGTTCGGAACTGGGCATCATCGACGCGAGCGTGTCCGAGGACGCCACGATCGGCGAACTGATCGTGCCCGGAATCGCGCTCGGCAGCCTTTCCATGGCCTACATAGCCCGGCTGACCAGAACGAGCATCGCGGAGAACCGGCACGCCGACTACGTCCGCACGGCCGTCGCGAAAGGACAGCCGCGCAGCCGGGTCGTCGGTGTGCACCTGCTCCGGAACTCGGTGATCCCGGTGCTGACCTTCATCGGCACCGACATCGGCGCGCTCATGGGCGGGGCCATCGTCACCGAAGGCGTGTTCAACATCAACGGCATCGGCGGGCTCATCTTCCGCGGTATCCAGAACCGGGAGGGCGCCACCGTCACCGGCGTCGTCGTCCTGCTGGTGATGGTCTACCTGCTGGTGAGTCTCATCGTCGACCTGCTCTACGCCGTTCTCGACCCGAGGATCCGTTATGACTGACCCCAATGTGGCCGGCGGGGTGTCCTCTGTGGACGTCGCGAGCGCCGGTGTCGCCGACGATTCCGCGGTGGCGCACAAACCGCGCAGTCTCGGCGGCGACGCCTGGCGGATGCTGCGCAAGCGGCCGTCGTTCATCATCTCCGCCGTCATCATCGCGCTCGTCGTGCTCATCGCGATCGCGCCGGACCTGTTCAGTTCCCGGCCCGCCGGGTTCAGCGATCTGCTCCACGCCAACGAAGGACCGTCCGCGGACGCCTGGTTCGGTTACGACAACCAGGGTTACGACGTCTACGCGCGGACCATCCACGGCGCGCGGGCGTCGCTGCTGGTCGGTGTCTTCGCGACGATCCTGACGATCCTGATCGGCTCGGTGGTCGGGATCGTCGCCGGGTACTACGGCCGTCTCGTCGACAGCCTGTTCTCGCGGGTGGGCGACATCTTCGCGGCGCTGCCGTTCGTGCTCGGCGCGATCGTCATCCTGACCACGTTCAACGCGCCCGGCTCGAATCCCGGCGTGGTCACCATCATCGTGCAGGTGGTCGTCTCGATCGCCGCGCTGAGCTGGCCGGTGGCGATGCGCATCATGCGGTCGGCGACGCTGGTGGCCAAACAGCTCGACTACGTCAAGGCCGCGCGTGGTCTCGGCGCGAGCACGCCGCGCATCGTGTTCCGGCATCTGCTGCCCAACACGGTCGCGCCGGTGCTGGTCTACGGGACCATCGCGCTCGGCGCGTTCATCGGCGCGGAAGCGACACTGGCGTATCTCGGTGTCGGCGTACGGCCGCCGGTCGTCTCGTGGGGCGTGATGATCAGCGACGCGCGGGACTACTTCCGGGTGAATCCGCACATGCTGTTGTTCCCCGCCGGGTTCGTGACCATCACCGTGCTCGCTTTCGTCATGCTCGGTGACGGGATCCGCGACGCGCTCGACCCGAAGGCCCGGTGATCGGCCGTGACCGACGAATTGCTGCTGGAAGTGGAAGACCTCCACGTCGAATTCCGCACCTCCGACGGGGTCGCGACCGTGCTCAACGGGGTCGACTACTCCGTGCACGCAGGGGAAACCCTTGCCGTGCTGGGCGAATCGGGCTCCGGTAAAAGTGTCACGGCGCAGACGGTGATGGGCATTCTCGACAGTCCGCCCGCCGTCGTCACCGGTGGTGCCGTCCGGTACCGCGGTGAGGATCTGCTCACCGCCACCGAAGAGCGGCGGCGTGAAGTGCGGGGCGGGGAGATCGCGATGATCTTCCAGGACGCGCTGTCGGCGCTGAATCCCGTGTTCACCGTGGGCTTCCAGATCGAGGAACAGCTGCGGGTGCGGCTCGGTATGTCCAAAAAGGATGCGCGCAAACGGGCGATCGAACTGCTCGACATCGTGCGCATCCCGGCGGCCGCCCGCCGGGTCCGCGAGTATCCGCACCAGTTCTCCGGCGGGATGCGGCAGCGCGCGATGATCGCCATGTCGCTCGCGCTCGACCCGGATCTGCTGATCGCGGACGAACCGACGACCGCGCTCGACGTCACCGTGCAGGCCCAGATCATGGACCTGCTGGCGGAGATCCAGGCCGAACGGCGGATGGGGCTGATCCTGATCACCCACGACCTGGCGGTGGTCGCCGAGGTCGCCGACCGGATCGCCGTGATGTACGCGGGCCGGATCGTCGAACAGGCCGACGTCACCGAGTTGTTCCGCTCGCCGGGGCATCCCTACACCGAGGCGCTGATGGCCTCGCTGCCGCGGCTCGACCTCAAAGGACAGACGCTGGAGACCATCAAGGGCCTGCCGCCGAGCCTGCTGAACGTGCCGCCCGGCTGCCCGTTCCATCCGCGCTGCCCACGGGCGGAAAGCCGGTGCGAGACCGAACGGCCCGCCCTGCACAGTCTCGGTTTCGGCCGGGTCAGCGCCTGCCACTTCGCCGACGAGGTGGTGAGCGGCCGTGTCTGAGCCCATTCTGCGGGTCGAGAACCTGGTGAAGTATTTCCCGGTGCGGGCGGGGATCCTCTTCAAACGCACCATCGGGCACGTGAAGGCCGTCGACGGTGTCTCTTTCGACCTGATGCCGGGGGAAACACTCGGCGTCGTGGGGGAGTCCGGCTGTGGCAAGTCCACGCTGGCCCAGGTGCTGATGCGGCTGGAGGAACCCACGGGCGGGCTCGCGACCTTCGAAGGCCGCGACATCTTCGCGTTGCGGGGAGCGGAACTGCGGAGGCTGCGGCGCGAGATCCAGATCGTGCTGCAGGATCCGTACACTTCGCTGAACCCGAGGATGACGGTCGGCGACATCATCGGCGAACCCTTCGAAATCCACACCGAGGTGGCGCCGAAGGGGTCGCGGGCGGCGAAGGTGCGGGAGCTGCTCGACGTCGTCGGGTTGAACCCCGAGCACATCAACCGCTATCCGCACCAATTCTCCGGCGGGCAGCGTCAGCGCATCGGGATCGCGCGGGCGCTGGCGTTGCGGCCGAAGGTCATCATCTGCGACGAACCCGTTTCCGCGCTGGACGTTTCGATCCAGGCGCAGGTGATGAACCTGCTCGGTGAACTGCAGAAGGAATTCGGCCTTTCCTATGTGTTCATCGCACACGATCTGTCCGTTGTGCGTCACCTTTCCACGCGGGTCGCGGTGATGTATCTCGGCAAGATCGTGGAAATGGGGACGGAAGAGGAGATCTACGAACATCCGTCGCATCCCTATACGCAGGCGCTGCTGTCCGCGGTGCCGGTCGCGGATCCGGCGTTACGCGGGCAGCGGCAGGTGATCCGCCTGGAAGGCGACGTTCCGAGCCCGCTGGATCCGCCGTCCGGCTGCCGGTTCCGCACGCGATGCTGGAAGGCGCAGGACATTTGCGCGGATCAGGAACCCGAATTGATCACCCGGTCCGGTGGGCATTTGTCCGCCTGTCATTTCGCGGAGGAGAAAACCGTCGTCCCCTGACTTTCGTAGGGACTTCGTTGATACGTGATGGACAGCTGACGTAGTTTGCACGAATAGCATTCTTCAGGAGGCAGGAAGTGAAAAAGCCAAGATCTCTCGTGATCGCGCTCGCGGTACCGCTGTTCGGTGCAATCGTGGCCGCGCCGACGGCTTCCGCGCAGCCGCAGCTTTCCGGTGCGGCGACCGAATTCTCCGTACTGGCCCGTGAAGGCCAGAGCGTGGCCTCGGTGGAAAGGGCGATCCGCGCCGCTGGGGGCACCGTCGTGACGAGCAACGCCGCGGTCGGCCTGATCACCGCGACCGCGCCCGCCAACGGTTTCGCCGAGCGGGTCTCCGCGGACCGCGCGGTTTTCGGTGCCGCCAAGGCGAAGGCGATCGGTACCGCGCCGAAGCAGGGCAAGGCGAAGGTCAAGCCGGGTGTCGTCGAGAAGGAAGGCCGCGGCGCCGCGTCGGCCAAGAAGCAGGTCGAAGCGAAGACCGTCGGCATGGACCCGCTCGACGATCAGCTCTGGGGACTCAAATCCGTCCGGTCGGACCTTTCGCGTACCAAGCAGCCGGGTGACAAGCGGGTGAAGGTCGGCGTCATCGACACCGGCGTCGACGGCAGCCACCCGGACATCGCGCCGAACTTCGACCGCGCCGCGTCGCGGAACTTCACGAAGGACATCGTCTCCGACGTGAACGGCGGCGTCGTCGACGGACCGTGTGAGTTCCGCGGCTGTGTCGACCCGGTTGACCACGACGACAACGGCCACGGCACGCACGTCGCCGGCACCATCGGCGCCGCCGCGAACGGTTTCGGTGTCTCGGGCGTCGCCCCGAACGTGACGCTGGTGAACCTTCGCGCCGGGCAGGACTCGGGCTTCTTCTTCCTGCAGCCGACCGTGGACGCGATCACCTACGCCGGCGACGCCGGTGTGGACGTCGTGAACATGAGCTTCTTCACGGACCCCTGGCTGTACAACTGCACCGCGAACCCGGCGGACACGCCCGAGCAGCAGGCCGAGCAGCGCACCATCATCGAGGCGACCACCCGCGCGCTGAACTACGCGCACCGCAAGGGTGTCACCCAGGTGGTCTCGCTGGGCAACCAGCACAGCGACCTGGCCGCCCCGCAGCCGGACGCGTCGAGCCCGGGCTACCCGTCGAACAGCACGCACCCGCGGCAGATCGACAACGCGAGCTGCCTCTCGCTGCCCATCGAAGGCCCGCACACGATCGGCGTCTCGTCCTTCGGCCCGTCGCAGGCGAAGGCGGACTACTCGAACTACGGGACCGAGCAGATCTCGGTTTCCGCGCCCGGTGGCTACTTCCGTGACTACTACGGCACTCCGTGGTTCCGCACGGTCGAGAACCAGATCCTCTCGACCTACCCGCGCAACGTCGGTGTCGCCGAAGGCATGATCGACGCGGACGGGAACGTCACCCCCGACGGTGTCACCGCCGGTGTCAAGAAGGCGACCGCCGCTGACGGCCGCGTCGGCTACTACCAGTGGCTGCAGGGGACGTCGATGGCGTCGCCGCACGCGACGGGTGTCGCGGCGCTGATCGTTTCGCAGTACGGCAAGGGTTCGCGCGATTTCGGGATGAACCCGGACGCCGTGCAGCGGGTGCTCGAGGGCACGGCTTCGGACATCGCCTGCCCGACGCCGCGGACCGTCGACTACCTGAAGGAAGGCCGGGACGCGTCGTTCACCGCGACCTGCACCGGTGACGCTTCGTTCAACGGCTTCTACGGTCACGGTGCCGTTGACGCCTGGTCGGCCGTGACGCGCGGTTCGGAGTTCCTGCGCGGCTGATCTTCGGTCTCTAGAGTGCTATGAAAGGTCCTTTCCTTGCAAAATTTGCAAGGAAAGGACCTTTCATAGCATGTGCGGGGGTGGATCGTTAGGCGGCTCGATCGGTGCGGACCACAGTGACATCAGGTCTCGGGCGTCGCGCCGCTGCGTCGGCCGCGGCACGGAGTTCGGCGATGACCTTCTCCGGTTCGTCGCGAATCCGAGACGGCAAGGTCTGGACGACGATGATCCCCGCAGCCGCATAGCGATTGTTGCGGTGAAGGGTCTTCCGGTAGACGTCCCTGCCGAAGTGGAAGGCATACGAATCGACTTCCCATGCCATGCCGAGCTCGTCGCACCATGAATCCGGCTTGCCGATGTAGTTGCCGAAGGCGTCGTAGATCTTGACGTTCCGCTCGGCAGGCGGCAGTCCCGCTTTCTTCCAGATCGCGAGCGATGCCGCTTCAGGGACGGACTTGACATCGGCGGCGAGCTCTCGGAGCACGGCGCGAGGGAGAGCTGTTCCTCGCCTGCTGCCGGATTCGAGCTCGGCGCTCAACTCGTCCACTGTGCAGAGGCCTGTCTCGATGGCTTCGATGAGCAGAGCGCGAACCGGGTCGAGATCTCGGATGCGCCTTACGCCATCCAAGACGGCTCGAGCCGGTGCCGCCAGCGGTACCCCTTCGATCACGCGGCGTTCCGGCATCGCGATCGTTCGTTCGATGATCGCGAACTTGACGCTTCGCACCTTGCGCTGTTGTGGAATGAGTACATGGACGGTCCCATGAGGGCCGGACTGCCGTAGTCCGTATCGTCGTGCGGCCTCGAAGCCGGTGATGATTCCCCTGGAGTCAGTGAGCATCAGCGCGGCTTCTACTCGTTGCCGCGCGCTTGGCTGCTCTTTCGAGAGAAGGACGATGCCTGGTAGCAGGTGAGTCCACCGTCCACCAGGCTGACATCTTCGATACGACGTGCTTTGCGTGACCCCGAGTTGCTCCAGGGTCGCCACGCGGATGACGCCGTGTCGACTGTGTTGACGTAGGTATGAGTCCGTTTGTGGAGCTCGTGATAGGTACATGCCGACACAGTGACCGGCAGGCCCGACAAAATTCGATCCCGCACTGCCATGAAAGGTCCTTTCCTTGCAAATTTTGCAAGGAAAGGACCTTTCATGGCATCTGTGGTCAGCGACGTGGCCGCGGGTGGCTACTTTCCCGAAGCGGCCTTGATGAACTTAGCCAGGTCCTTCGCCTGCCGCACCCGCGACTCCTCGTGCACGTACATCATGTGCCCGGCCGGGTAGTACGCCGTGTCGATGTTCTCCCGCAGTTCCTCGGGAATCTGCAGTCGCGCCAACACGTGCTCCGAAGCGAAGTACGGCGTCGCGCCATCGTAGTGACCGAAGGCGACGTGCACCCGAAGGTGCGGGTTCGCCCGCATGGCCGAGGCGAGCGAGTCCACAGAGGACACTGAGCGCCCCTCGAAGTCCGAGTACGACCAGGCTTTGAAGACGTCCGTCGAGAGGATCTCGTACGGCAGGTCGTTCTCGTAGCCGAGTTCGGCCCGCACGTAGTGGTTGAGCCCGCCCGTGTAGGCGCCGATGATCCGCGAGATCGACGGATCGTCGCTCATGTGCTCGCGTCCGCCGTCGGGCTCCCAGGTGGTGAACCGGCCGTCCATCCGGCCGACGACCAGGCCCTTGTCACGCAGCAGTTCGGTGAAGTACCGGACGTGCTCGATCCGCAGGTTGACCCGGTCCACATAGGACTCACTCAGCCCGGTCAGTGAAGCGAGCGTCGCAACCGCTTCCGCGCGGTCCTGTGTGGACAGACGGGCGCCGCGGGCGAGGGCCCAGGGGAGTTCCTTGGCCGCGAAGTCCTCGGCGTCGGCGAGGACGTCGTCGAGCGGCCGGTCGCCGTGGAGCCCGTGGTAGTGCGCGATCGCCGCGTACGTCGGCACGTAGAGCGAGTACGGCAGGTCGTTGCCCTCGGTGAACCGCAGCGTGCCCAGGTCCAGCACGGACGAGATCAGCAGGAGCCCGTTGAAGTACATCCCGTGGCGTTCCTGCAGATGCGACGCCAGCCCGGCCGCGCGGAGCGTGCCGTACGACTCGCCTGCCAGGAACTTCGGCGACAGCCAGCGCTGTTTGCGCGAGACCCACAGCCGGATGACCTCGCCGATGGACTCGATGTCGGCGGTGTACCCGTGGTACTCCTTGGCCGCCTCGCCGTCCACGGCGCGGGAATAGCCGGTCGACACCGGGTCGATGAACACCAGGTCGCTGTGCGCCAGCAGGGTTTCCTGGTTGTCGGTCAGCCCGTAGGGCGGCGCGACCGGGTCGTCGACATCGCCCGAAAGCACGCGGCGCGGGCCGAGCAGGCCCATGTGCAGCCAGACACTCGCCGAGCCGGGCCCGCCGTTGAACGCGAACGTGACCGGGCGCGAACCGGGCTCCGCGTCGTCGAGCGTGTAGGAGGTCAGGAACACCTCGGCCTTGGCCTTGTGGCCTTCGGATTTGCCGTCGGTGATGACCTCCTTCCGCAGCACGATCCGCCCGGTCTGAGCCGTGTAGGCGAGCTTCTTGCGCTTGAGCGTCAGCGTGTGCTTCGTGGTGACCAGGTCGTCGGTCGGCTCGACCTTGGTTTCCACCGACGGGGTGTCCTTCTCGTCGGTGGCCTTCGAATCGGGATTCGTGTCCGGCATGCCTCCAACTTACTGGCAGTCTGTAGGAGTGGACATCGTCACGGCGCATGATCGCCCGAGCACGCCCGGGCAGGCGATCGAGATCCAGGAAACCCTGCGTGGCCTGGTCGATCTCGAGGATCGCTGTCCACAAGAGATCGTCACGGTCACCGGGCTGGACGTCGCGTACGACGAGGGCAGCGGCCTGATCGCCGCGGCCGCCGTCACCCTCGAAACCTCCGGATTCCGCGTCGTGGAAAAGCGATCGGTCGTTTCCCGGGTTTCGTTCCCGTACGAACCGGGCCTTTTCGCGTTTCGTGAGCTTCCTCCGCTGCTCGACGCCCTCCGCGCGCTCGATCACGTCCCCGATCTGCTGGTCTGCGATGGGCACGGCCTGGCGCACCCGCGCCGGTTCGGGCTCGCCTGCCACGTCGGGGTCGTGACGGGCCTGCCGTCCATCGGGGTCGGCAAGACCCGGTTCGTCGGCGAGCACGACGAACCCGGCGGCACCCGTGGCTCGCGGGCACCCCTGCTGGACGGGGGCGAGGTCGTCGGCGCGGTCCTGCGCACCCAGGACGGCGTGAAGCCCGTTTACGTCTCCGTCGGCCACAAGATCTCGCTGGAGAACGCGTGCCGCCAGGTGCTGCGGCTGGCACCGTCGTTCCGTCAGCCGGAGACGACCCGGCACGCCGACCGCCTCGCCCGAGACACCCTGAAAGAAGCGTTATGAGGTTCCGTTCGCTCGTCGAACTCGACGCCGAGGTCGTGGACTGCCGTGCCTGCCCGCGGCTGGTCGCCTGGCGTGAGGAGATCGCCGTGGTCAAGCGGGCGGCGTTCGCCGGCGAGACCTACTGGGCCCGGCCGGTGCCCGGCTTCGGCCCGCCGGACGCGTCATTGGCCATCGTCGGACTGGCTCCCTCGGCGCACGGCGCGAACCGGACCGGCCGCCTGTTCACCGGCGACCCGTCCGGTGACGTTCTCTTCAAGGCGCTTCACCGGGTCGGGGTGGCGTCACAGCCGACCTCGACCCATATAGGTGACGGGCTCGAGCTGCGTGGCACCCGGATGGTCTCCCCGGTGAGATGCGCGCCACCCGCCAACAAGCCCACACCTGAGGAACGGGAGACCTGCCGATCGTGGCTCGCGGCCGAACTCGCGTTGCTGAAACCGACACTGAAGGCCGTCGTGGTGCTCGGCGCGTTCGGCTGGCAGGCGTTGCTGCCGGTGCTCGCGGAGGCGGGCTGGCCGGTGCCCGCGCCACGCCCGAAGTTCGGGCACGGGGTGGAAGCAGAACTCGGCGACCTGCGTCTTTTCGGCTGTTACCACGTGTCGCAGCGCAATGTCCAGACCGGCCGCCTGACGCTTGACATGGTGTGCGACGTCCTGGCCTCCGCGACCTCGGCGGCCGGCCTGAACTGAATCGGTGCGGAAACCGTGGCGACGCTGGTCACAGCCGGATGGGGTCTGCGAGCGATCTCAGCAGATGGGTGCGACTATAGGAATATGGCTGGTGTTAAGTCGGAACCGACACGGATCCTCGTCCTTGGTGGTGGGTACGTCGGGCTCTACACGGCGTACGGGCTCCAGAAGATGCTCCGGGCCAACGAAGCGTCCGTGACGGTCGTTGATCCGCAGCCGCACATGACCTATGCCCCCTTCCTGCCCGAGGCGGCGGCCGGTGCGATCGAACCGCGGCACGTGGTCGTGCCGCTGAGGCGCGTGCTCAAGCGCTGCCACGTGCTCACCGCGCGCGTGACGAAGATCGAGCACGAGCGCAAAGCCGTGACGGTCGAGGCCGCCGACGGGCACGTCGAGCAGCTGAACTACGACGTCCTCGTGGTCGCCCTCGGCGCCGTCGCGCGCATCCTGCCGATCCCGGGCCTGGTCGAAGAAGGTATCGCCTTCAAGACCATCGGCGAGGCGATCTACCTGCGCAACCACGTCATGACGAAGCTGGACGAGGCCGCCAGCACGCTCGATCCCGAGCAGCGCAAGCGCCTGCTGACGTTCACCGTCGTCGGCGGCGGGTTCGCCGGTATCGAAGCGCTCGCCGAACTCGAGGACATGACCCGGTTCGCGGTGGAGAACTACTACCCGAACCTCAAGGTCGAGGACATCCGCTGGGTGCTCGTCGAGGCCGCCGGGCGGATCCTCCCCGAGGTGCGCGAGACGCTCGGTGTGTACACCGTCGAGCAGCTCGAGAAGCGCGGAATCGAAGTCTATTTGTCGACAGCGGCGAAGTCGTTCGAGAACGGCCACGTCGTGCTCTCGGACGGCACCGAATTCGACACCGACACGATCATCTGGACCGCCGGCGTGAAGGCGAACCCGGTGCTCGCCAGCTCGGACCTGCCGCTGGACAAGCGCGGCCGTGTCGAGGCCACCGCCGCGATGCAGGTCGTCGGGCACCCCGACGTCTGGACCGCCGGTGACAACGCCGCCGTGCCGGACCTCTCGCGTACCGAGCAGGATCCGACCGCTACCTGCCCGCCGAACGCGCAGCACGCCGTGCGCCAGGCGCGTCTGCTGTCGAAGAACATCATCAAGGTGATCCGCGGCGGCAAGCCGAAGGACTACTACCACAAGAACCTGGGTGCGGTGGCCAGCCTCGGCCTGCACAAGGGTGTCGCCGACGCGCTGAACCTGAAGATCAAGGGCTTCCCGGCCTGGCTCTTCCACCGCGCGTACCACCTCAAGGCGATGCCGACGTGGAACCGCAAGATCCGCATCCTGTTCGACTGGATGCTCGGTGGCCTGTTCCGGCGCGAGGTCATCTCGCTCGGCCAGATCAACAACCCGCGCGAAGAGTTCGACCGGCTGTCGAAGTCCTGATTTCGTAGTTCCGTGAAGGCCTCCTTCCCTACCTTGAACGTAGGGAAGGAGGCCTTCACGGCGTTTAAGGTGTGCCGGTGCAGGCATTCCGGAAGTTGAAGCCGCCCATCCAATCCGCCCTTCCCCGGCCGGGGCTGACCCCGCTCGAACTCGCCCACGACCTCGTGGAGCGGATCGAACAGGGGACGAAGTACGCGCGGATCCGCAAACGCCGGTTCCGGACGAGGTCGGTCATCCTGCGGGTACTGGCGCTGCTGCTGTCCGCGACCTCGACGATCATCCTCGGATTGCAGAATCTGAATCCGTGGACGGGGACGGCGTTCGCGCTGGTCGCCGTCGTCACCGTGGTGAACGTG carries:
- a CDS encoding ABC transporter ATP-binding protein is translated as MTDELLLEVEDLHVEFRTSDGVATVLNGVDYSVHAGETLAVLGESGSGKSVTAQTVMGILDSPPAVVTGGAVRYRGEDLLTATEERRREVRGGEIAMIFQDALSALNPVFTVGFQIEEQLRVRLGMSKKDARKRAIELLDIVRIPAAARRVREYPHQFSGGMRQRAMIAMSLALDPDLLIADEPTTALDVTVQAQIMDLLAEIQAERRMGLILITHDLAVVAEVADRIAVMYAGRIVEQADVTELFRSPGHPYTEALMASLPRLDLKGQTLETIKGLPPSLLNVPPGCPFHPRCPRAESRCETERPALHSLGFGRVSACHFADEVVSGRV
- a CDS encoding NAD(P)/FAD-dependent oxidoreductase, which translates into the protein MAGVKSEPTRILVLGGGYVGLYTAYGLQKMLRANEASVTVVDPQPHMTYAPFLPEAAAGAIEPRHVVVPLRRVLKRCHVLTARVTKIEHERKAVTVEAADGHVEQLNYDVLVVALGAVARILPIPGLVEEGIAFKTIGEAIYLRNHVMTKLDEAASTLDPEQRKRLLTFTVVGGGFAGIEALAELEDMTRFAVENYYPNLKVEDIRWVLVEAAGRILPEVRETLGVYTVEQLEKRGIEVYLSTAAKSFENGHVVLSDGTEFDTDTIIWTAGVKANPVLASSDLPLDKRGRVEATAAMQVVGHPDVWTAGDNAAVPDLSRTEQDPTATCPPNAQHAVRQARLLSKNIIKVIRGGKPKDYYHKNLGAVASLGLHKGVADALNLKIKGFPAWLFHRAYHLKAMPTWNRKIRILFDWMLGGLFRREVISLGQINNPREEFDRLSKS
- a CDS encoding S10 family peptidase, whose protein sequence is MPDTNPDSKATDEKDTPSVETKVEPTDDLVTTKHTLTLKRKKLAYTAQTGRIVLRKEVITDGKSEGHKAKAEVFLTSYTLDDAEPGSRPVTFAFNGGPGSASVWLHMGLLGPRRVLSGDVDDPVAPPYGLTDNQETLLAHSDLVFIDPVSTGYSRAVDGEAAKEYHGYTADIESIGEVIRLWVSRKQRWLSPKFLAGESYGTLRAAGLASHLQERHGMYFNGLLLISSVLDLGTLRFTEGNDLPYSLYVPTYAAIAHYHGLHGDRPLDDVLADAEDFAAKELPWALARGARLSTQDRAEAVATLASLTGLSESYVDRVNLRIEHVRYFTELLRDKGLVVGRMDGRFTTWEPDGGREHMSDDPSISRIIGAYTGGLNHYVRAELGYENDLPYEILSTDVFKAWSYSDFEGRSVSSVDSLASAMRANPHLRVHVAFGHYDGATPYFASEHVLARLQIPEELRENIDTAYYPAGHMMYVHEESRVRQAKDLAKFIKAASGK
- a CDS encoding uracil-DNA glycosylase, producing MRFRSLVELDAEVVDCRACPRLVAWREEIAVVKRAAFAGETYWARPVPGFGPPDASLAIVGLAPSAHGANRTGRLFTGDPSGDVLFKALHRVGVASQPTSTHIGDGLELRGTRMVSPVRCAPPANKPTPEERETCRSWLAAELALLKPTLKAVVVLGAFGWQALLPVLAEAGWPVPAPRPKFGHGVEAELGDLRLFGCYHVSQRNVQTGRLTLDMVCDVLASATSAAGLN
- a CDS encoding S8 family serine peptidase, whose product is MKKPRSLVIALAVPLFGAIVAAPTASAQPQLSGAATEFSVLAREGQSVASVERAIRAAGGTVVTSNAAVGLITATAPANGFAERVSADRAVFGAAKAKAIGTAPKQGKAKVKPGVVEKEGRGAASAKKQVEAKTVGMDPLDDQLWGLKSVRSDLSRTKQPGDKRVKVGVIDTGVDGSHPDIAPNFDRAASRNFTKDIVSDVNGGVVDGPCEFRGCVDPVDHDDNGHGTHVAGTIGAAANGFGVSGVAPNVTLVNLRAGQDSGFFFLQPTVDAITYAGDAGVDVVNMSFFTDPWLYNCTANPADTPEQQAEQRTIIEATTRALNYAHRKGVTQVVSLGNQHSDLAAPQPDASSPGYPSNSTHPRQIDNASCLSLPIEGPHTIGVSSFGPSQAKADYSNYGTEQISVSAPGGYFRDYYGTPWFRTVENQILSTYPRNVGVAEGMIDADGNVTPDGVTAGVKKATAADGRVGYYQWLQGTSMASPHATGVAALIVSQYGKGSRDFGMNPDAVQRVLEGTASDIACPTPRTVDYLKEGRDASFTATCTGDASFNGFYGHGAVDAWSAVTRGSEFLRG
- a CDS encoding ABC transporter permease — its product is MTDPNVAGGVSSVDVASAGVADDSAVAHKPRSLGGDAWRMLRKRPSFIISAVIIALVVLIAIAPDLFSSRPAGFSDLLHANEGPSADAWFGYDNQGYDVYARTIHGARASLLVGVFATILTILIGSVVGIVAGYYGRLVDSLFSRVGDIFAALPFVLGAIVILTTFNAPGSNPGVVTIIVQVVVSIAALSWPVAMRIMRSATLVAKQLDYVKAARGLGASTPRIVFRHLLPNTVAPVLVYGTIALGAFIGAEATLAYLGVGVRPPVVSWGVMISDARDYFRVNPHMLLFPAGFVTITVLAFVMLGDGIRDALDPKAR
- a CDS encoding ABC transporter ATP-binding protein, producing the protein MSEPILRVENLVKYFPVRAGILFKRTIGHVKAVDGVSFDLMPGETLGVVGESGCGKSTLAQVLMRLEEPTGGLATFEGRDIFALRGAELRRLRREIQIVLQDPYTSLNPRMTVGDIIGEPFEIHTEVAPKGSRAAKVRELLDVVGLNPEHINRYPHQFSGGQRQRIGIARALALRPKVIICDEPVSALDVSIQAQVMNLLGELQKEFGLSYVFIAHDLSVVRHLSTRVAVMYLGKIVEMGTEEEIYEHPSHPYTQALLSAVPVADPALRGQRQVIRLEGDVPSPLDPPSGCRFRTRCWKAQDICADQEPELITRSGGHLSACHFAEEKTVVP
- a CDS encoding endonuclease V, producing MDIVTAHDRPSTPGQAIEIQETLRGLVDLEDRCPQEIVTVTGLDVAYDEGSGLIAAAAVTLETSGFRVVEKRSVVSRVSFPYEPGLFAFRELPPLLDALRALDHVPDLLVCDGHGLAHPRRFGLACHVGVVTGLPSIGVGKTRFVGEHDEPGGTRGSRAPLLDGGEVVGAVLRTQDGVKPVYVSVGHKISLENACRQVLRLAPSFRQPETTRHADRLARDTLKEAL
- a CDS encoding DUF4231 domain-containing protein encodes the protein MQAFRKLKPPIQSALPRPGLTPLELAHDLVERIEQGTKYARIRKRRFRTRSVILRVLALLLSATSTIILGLQNLNPWTGTAFALVAVVTVVNVLEPFFAWRSLWVLMEEGQYKFYRLRDELTYYIASTPPEELDQAVLRERFDQYQAIWDLVGNSWLKYRQADKAN
- a CDS encoding ABC transporter permease, coding for MPQYILRRLLQLIPVFFGTTFLIYALVWAVPGDPFAGKCGQVACPPAYIEMMTAKFNLDDSIFVQYFKYLGNLFTGDWGETFNGVSVGELIGNAYPVTVRLALIAVAIEAIIGLSAGILTGLRGKGFLDNLVLMSTTFLISIPVFVTAIVLQIVLGSELGIIDASVSEDATIGELIVPGIALGSLSMAYIARLTRTSIAENRHADYVRTAVAKGQPRSRVVGVHLLRNSVIPVLTFIGTDIGALMGGAIVTEGVFNINGIGGLIFRGIQNREGATVTGVVVLLVMVYLLVSLIVDLLYAVLDPRIRYD